Genomic segment of Pararhodobacter zhoushanensis:
GGCTGAAACAACGCCGGATCGATGTAATCGAGCACATTGCCCCGCCACAGCGGTTGTTCTGGCCGGATCAGATCAAACAGGCGCTGAACCCGCTTCCCAACGCCGGTATCGTAGGAGGCGACCGGTGTGTGGATGCCGGGCAAGCCGCGCCCGATCTTCTCGCTCAACGTCCAGCTGGCGGGAAAGCACAGCACGGCGGCCGTCATCACATGATGCCCGTCGGGGCCATCCTGCAACAGCACCAGATCCTCTTGCACCAACCGCCCCAGCACCGCCAGCGGCGCTCCCTCACGCGCGACGAACCGCCCGTCCGGGCAGCGCCAACCCTCGCTCCCAGCCGTGAACCCCAAGGCGGGCAGGCGCGCCGTGACGGCCTCGAATAGCTCATCGACCGCCGCTTCCGATCCGGGCAGGGCGGCCAAGACCGCGCAGGGTCGCTCGGCAAGCAGGCGTTCGCGCTCGGCCATCTGCTGCGCGTAGACCTCGTCAACCCGCAACCAATCCTCGGGATCGAGGGGCTGAATGCCGGGCAGGCGGCTCAGGCGCGGGTCCATCCAGGTCTTGAACGGCAAGGCATCGTGCAAAATCGCCATTGTGGCCTTTCCCCAAGTCGCTTTTG
This window contains:
- a CDS encoding heme-dependent oxidative N-demethylase family protein, coding for MAILHDALPFKTWMDPRLSRLPGIQPLDPEDWLRVDEVYAQQMAERERLLAERPCAVLAALPGSEAAVDELFEAVTARLPALGFTAGSEGWRCPDGRFVAREGAPLAVLGRLVQEDLVLLQDGPDGHHVMTAAVLCFPASWTLSEKIGRGLPGIHTPVASYDTGVGKRVQRLFDLIRPEQPLWRGNVLDYIDPALFQPRREAEKRAPDTERRGYIRSERQVLMRLPKTRAVLFAIHTYQVRRETLTPAEEAAFDARHRG